A stretch of the Argentina anserina chromosome 6, drPotAnse1.1, whole genome shotgun sequence genome encodes the following:
- the LOC126798329 gene encoding probable LRR receptor-like serine/threonine-protein kinase RKF3 → MKFSFHSEMSLFQILLLCLTLGFASSVTIKNETSAHRNLATNPLCPWDIASIQKLITQNHLPFINQGISTQCQYVLQGIRFLRSDYLRTHGSFSLPPNVLEACWDSFENLVHQFIPGFQIRSSCGYNTNFISETCMNITSRSDFEKFVPAPQLQQINSSCDQSLATDSACASCVDSLNNVSSYYFKGSDDGNVSDCKGYPFVYAAAFANRFGPVDIGTARCLFLLDFSSASQKSSKNPNAVMWGILSGCIDGFVGALVVVWCLWVWHKKWRKKRRDKLSRVEVLTDVESGTNSSSLKFSFEAIRKATDSFSLENIVGTGAYGNVYKGVLPDGSEVALKRFKNCSAAGDQVFVHEVEVIASVRHVNLVALRGYCTATMLREGHQRIIACDLMRNGSLFQHLFQPGFKKLTWSIRQKIALGMAHGLAYLHYGIHPAIIHRDIKASNVLLDEAFEAKLADFGLAKFTPEGQTHMSTRVAGTLGYVAPEYALYGQLSERIDVYSFGVVLLELLSGKKAVVEILDDNRPLLLADWAWSQVREGAALGIIEEGMPELGVPEVMEKYVLVAVLCSHPIAYARPTMDHIVKILENDDTPVPSIQDRPFSLLAQMDDTERSRSQNNNCKYSIN, encoded by the coding sequence ATGAAGTTCTCATTTCACTCTGAAATGTCTCTCTTCCAAATCCTCCTTCTTTGTTTAACCTTAGGTTTTGCCAGTTCTGTAACCATCAAAAATGAAACCTCTGCACATAGAAACCTGGCAACTAATCCTCTGTGTCCATGGGATATAGCTTCCATCCAAAAACTCATCACTCAAAACCATCTCCCTTTTATAAATCAGGGCATCTCCACTCAATGCCAGTACGTGCTTCAAGGAATTCGTTTCCTCCGATCCGATTATCTTCGAACCCACGGCTCCTTTTCTCTGCCTCCAAATGTCCTAGAGGCCTGCTGGGACTCGTTCGAAAATTTAGTCCACCAATTCATACCGGGATTTCAAATCAGATCGAGTTGCGGCTACAACACCAACTTCATTTCTGAAACTTGCATGAACATAACAAGTAGATCCGATTTCGAAAAGTTCGTTCCAGCCCCCCAGTTGCAGCAAATCAACTCCTCTTGTGACCAGTCTCTGGCGACCGATTCGGCTTGTGCTTCTTGTGTGGATAGCTTGAATAATGTCAGCTCGTATTACTTCAAAGGATCGGATGATGGGAATGTTTCCGATTGTAAAGGGTACCCTTTTGTATACGCTGCTGCTTTTGCTAACAGGTTTGGACCAGTTGACATAGGTACCGCAAGGTGTTTGTTCTTGCTTGATTTTAGTTCAGCTAGTCAAAAGTCCAGTAAGAACCCGAATGCAGTGATGTGGGGGATTCTGTCTGGTTGTATTGATGGTTTTGTTGGGGCGCTTGTGGTGGTTTGGTGTCTTTGGGTGTGGCACAAGAaatggaggaagaagaggagagatAAGTTGTCACGAGTCGAGGTACTGACAGATGTGGAGAGTGGTACTAATTCGTCGTCGTTGAAGTTCAGTTTTGAAGCAATTCGAAAGGCGACAGATAGTTTTTCTTTGGAGAATATAGTTGGTACGGGTGCATATGGCAATGTTTACAAGGGGGTGTTACCAGATGGGTCTGAAGTTGCATTGAAAAGGTTCAAGAACTGTTCTGCTGCAGGAGACCAAGTTTTTGTACATGAAGTTGAGGTCATTGCAAGTGTTAGACATGTGAATCTTGTCGCCTTACGAGGATATTGTACCGCGACGATGCTTAGAGAAGGGCACCAGAGAATAATAGCTTGTGATTTAATGAGAAATGGAAGCCTATTTCAGCACCTTTTTCAGCCAGGATTCAAGAAGCTAACTTGGTCAATTCGACAAAAGATTGCGCTAGGAATGGCTCATGGATTGGCCTATTTGCACTATGGAATTCATCCTGCTATAATCCATAGAGACATCAAAGCAAGCAATGTGCTTCTAGACGAAGCATTCGAGGCAAAACTAGCTGATTTCGGGCTTGCAAAGTTCACACCAGAGGGACAGACACATATGAGTACAAGGGTAGCCGGTACACTTGGATATGTAGCTCCTGAGTATGCTTTGTATGGGCAGTTATCCGAAAGAATCGATGTGTATAGCTTCGGGGTTGTGCTTCTTGAGCTTTTGAGTGGGAAGAAAGCAGTTGTGGAAATTCTTGATGACAACAGGCCTTTATTGTTGGCAGATTGGGCATGGTCACAAGTTAGGGAAGGTGCAGCTTTGGGTATTATCGAAGAAGGGATGCCGGAGTTGGGTGTGCCAGAAGTGATGgagaaatatgttttggttgctGTGCTTTGCTCTCATCCTATAGCATATGCTCGGCCAACAATGGATCACATTGTGAAAATACTTGAAAATGATGATACTCCAGTTCCTTCTATTCAAGACAGGCCTTTCTCTCTATTAGCACAAATGGATGATACAGAGAGATCAAGAAGCCAGAACAACAATTGTAAATATTCGATTAATTAA